A single window of Aphidius gifuensis isolate YNYX2018 linkage group LG1, ASM1490517v1, whole genome shotgun sequence DNA harbors:
- the LOC122860890 gene encoding uncharacterized protein LOC122860890 isoform X2: protein MPQALITGKLKRTTSTPQILEQTLTQSTQNLTPKMTNGVISSCTTPKPLRFATSPSQKGLMNRFLATRGKSYSKNNNDYISSSQITPTIVLNPESIKALGKSLDNNHYIDNDEPKKPQTRKGYVPVEQKIQKELNEMKERENELRLMRSRMLAKSQPNLLDLGNDNDSDIYDGSGSSLRSGTSTNTLNDDESDREAKGKHKPNPRRRSTLIAQWENLIAAKMESNENGQEIEHIF from the exons ATGCCACAAGCACTGATAAcaggaaaattaaaaagaacaaCATCAACACCACAAATATTAGAGCAAACATTAACCCAATCAACACAAAATTTAACACCCAAAATGACAAATGGTGTTATATCATCATGCACAACACCAAAACCATTACGTTTTGCAACATCACCCAGTCAAAAAGGCTTGATGAACAGATTTTTAGCAACACGAGGAAAATCATACagcaaaaataacaatgattacatatcatcatcacaaatAACTCcaacaattgttttaaatcCAGAAAGTATTAAAGCACTTGGTAAAAgtcttgataataatcattacattgataatgatgagccaaaaaaaccacaaacaaGAAAAGGATATGTTCcagttgaacaaaaaatacaaaaagaattaaatgaaatgaaagaaagagaaaacgaattgag atTAATGAGGTCAAGGATGCTTGCCAAGTCACAACCAAACTTGCTTGATCTGGGTAATGACAATGACTCGGATATTTATGATGGTTCTGGTTCATCACTCAGAAGTGGAACATCAACAAATACACtgaatgatgatgaatcagaTAGAGAAGCCAAGGGAAAGCAcaag CCTAATCCAAGACGTCGTAGTACACTTATTGCTCAATGggaaaatttaattgctgCTAAAATggaatcaaatgaaaatggcCAAGAAATTGagcatattttttag
- the LOC122860890 gene encoding uncharacterized protein LOC122860890 isoform X1: MKKEADHRREQLKRATDRIQREIEEVTEREHELRNVGSIKTTSDETVDSKVHRMPQALITGKLKRTTSTPQILEQTLTQSTQNLTPKMTNGVISSCTTPKPLRFATSPSQKGLMNRFLATRGKSYSKNNNDYISSSQITPTIVLNPESIKALGKSLDNNHYIDNDEPKKPQTRKGYVPVEQKIQKELNEMKERENELRLMRSRMLAKSQPNLLDLGNDNDSDIYDGSGSSLRSGTSTNTLNDDESDREAKGKHKPNPRRRSTLIAQWENLIAAKMESNENGQEIEHIF; the protein is encoded by the exons ATGAAGAAGGAA gcCGATCACAGAAGAGAACAGTTGAAAAGGGCAACTGACAGAATACAGAGGGAAATTGAGGAAGTCACAGAGAGGGAACACGAATTGAGAAACGTTGGTAGTATCAAGACAACCTCAGACGAGACAGTTGACTCTaag gtACATCGTATGCCACAAGCACTGATAAcaggaaaattaaaaagaacaaCATCAACACCACAAATATTAGAGCAAACATTAACCCAATCAACACAAAATTTAACACCCAAAATGACAAATGGTGTTATATCATCATGCACAACACCAAAACCATTACGTTTTGCAACATCACCCAGTCAAAAAGGCTTGATGAACAGATTTTTAGCAACACGAGGAAAATCATACagcaaaaataacaatgattacatatcatcatcacaaatAACTCcaacaattgttttaaatcCAGAAAGTATTAAAGCACTTGGTAAAAgtcttgataataatcattacattgataatgatgagccaaaaaaaccacaaacaaGAAAAGGATATGTTCcagttgaacaaaaaatacaaaaagaattaaatgaaatgaaagaaagagaaaacgaattgag atTAATGAGGTCAAGGATGCTTGCCAAGTCACAACCAAACTTGCTTGATCTGGGTAATGACAATGACTCGGATATTTATGATGGTTCTGGTTCATCACTCAGAAGTGGAACATCAACAAATACACtgaatgatgatgaatcagaTAGAGAAGCCAAGGGAAAGCAcaag CCTAATCCAAGACGTCGTAGTACACTTATTGCTCAATGggaaaatttaattgctgCTAAAATggaatcaaatgaaaatggcCAAGAAATTGagcatattttttag